From a single Rhodococcus jostii RHA1 genomic region:
- a CDS encoding helix-turn-helix domain-containing protein, which yields MTTAPAASHIRVQGTDGIDPVDRVDCWRDLVSRAFVPLDADAAAPDFTGHLRITELGSTIVSRVDAGAHTVRRTRKQISGSERGYYKLGLQLRGDGLLEQDGREALLRPGDFALYDTDQPYTLAFTAPTDMAVFMFPRPRLPLPPIMAHDILARRISRSDELGCLLSPLLVRLVDQVDDNRPNAALTLADAVLDLMAALLAGNNGTPEPLPHETLLVQAKTFIDANLSNPDLNPDLVAAAVHVSTRYLHKLFSADGEPVARWIRHRRLEQCRRDLSGHTAVPSVSAVGNKWGLPDAAHFSRAFKARFAMSPAEFHKAATASIRSRGSAAPNSVVHASSNEVPPTP from the coding sequence ATGACTACGGCACCGGCAGCCTCACATATCCGGGTTCAGGGAACCGACGGCATCGACCCTGTGGACCGGGTCGACTGCTGGCGCGACCTGGTCTCGCGCGCGTTCGTCCCTTTGGATGCAGACGCTGCAGCACCCGACTTCACCGGCCACCTCCGCATCACCGAACTCGGATCGACGATCGTCTCCCGGGTCGACGCGGGTGCACACACCGTGCGGCGCACCAGGAAACAGATCTCAGGCAGTGAACGCGGATACTACAAACTCGGACTTCAATTGCGCGGCGACGGCCTTCTCGAGCAGGACGGACGCGAAGCCTTGCTCCGGCCGGGAGACTTCGCTCTCTACGACACCGATCAGCCCTATACGCTGGCCTTCACCGCGCCCACGGACATGGCGGTATTCATGTTTCCCCGCCCACGCCTTCCCCTGCCGCCGATCATGGCCCACGACATCCTTGCGCGCCGGATCAGCAGAAGCGACGAACTGGGATGCCTGCTCTCCCCACTCCTCGTCCGCCTGGTCGACCAAGTGGACGACAATCGCCCGAACGCCGCACTCACTCTCGCCGATGCCGTTCTCGACCTGATGGCAGCCCTTCTCGCGGGGAACAACGGTACGCCCGAACCGCTTCCACACGAGACACTGCTCGTGCAGGCGAAAACGTTCATCGACGCCAACCTCTCGAACCCGGACCTCAATCCCGACCTCGTCGCCGCGGCGGTCCACGTCTCCACCCGATACCTGCACAAGTTGTTTTCCGCGGACGGGGAACCGGTGGCCAGGTGGATCCGACACCGGCGCCTCGAACAGTGCCGCCGAGACCTGTCCGGTCACACCGCGGTCCCGTCGGTCAGCGCAGTGGGAAACAAATGGGGCTTGCCCGACGCCGCCCACTTCAGCCGAGCCTTCAAAGCACGCTTCGCTATGAGCCCAGCCGAATTCCACAAAGCAGCAACAGCTTCTATCCGGTCGCGAGGTTCGGCTGCACCGAACTCGGTCGTGCACGCATCGTCAAACGAAGTTCCGCCTACGCCATGA
- a CDS encoding EthD family reductase, which produces MYRLTVLYPPPADPDHFRDYYTNHHLPLAAKLPGLRTMRYSLDITALDGPTPYFAIWEGEFDSPETMADAMTSEQGRAVAEDVAHYATGGAQIMHFAPAETAP; this is translated from the coding sequence ATGTATCGTCTGACAGTCCTGTATCCGCCCCCGGCCGACCCTGATCATTTCCGGGACTACTACACCAACCACCACCTGCCGCTGGCCGCGAAACTGCCAGGCCTGCGCACGATGCGCTACAGCCTCGACATCACCGCCCTCGACGGCCCTACCCCGTACTTCGCGATCTGGGAGGGAGAGTTCGACTCCCCCGAAACCATGGCCGACGCAATGACCTCCGAGCAAGGCCGCGCCGTCGCCGAGGACGTTGCCCACTACGCCACCGGGGGCGCCCAGATCATGCACTTCGCGCCAGCCGAGACAGCGCCGTGA
- a CDS encoding styrene monooxygenase/indole monooxygenase family protein, which yields MSIGIVGGGVAALHLGLALRTAGLDVTLYVARGYDEVAGGPLLNTVVHHHPTLARERALGVMHWQPAEHGYDRHYHYIGGSDPVRFCGEFTHPSCAVDHRLYLPALAADFADRGGEIRVRTVGPRDLSSLAVLHDLVVIASGRGPLSGLFERRATLSPFDAPQRRLCAGLYTGVARPDPEGVGISIAPGAGELLEIPIISRHGRVTALLFENRPGTAAAALTDLCAADDEALFTRTVLDTVREHHPATFERIDVGEFALTDCRDLLQGGVIPAVRQDYFEIADGTFALALGDAHVVVDPVMGQGANIAAYSAAVVAERIVTSAVYDELFCQQVARAREEVLVAASNWTNLMLNQHPRAEAVLRACSRDRLLANVFTDNFDHPDKQWDLLATDQRADRFVGLHTATAD from the coding sequence ATGAGCATTGGCATCGTCGGCGGCGGGGTCGCCGCCCTGCACCTCGGCCTCGCACTCCGGACCGCTGGGCTCGACGTCACTCTCTACGTCGCGCGGGGATACGACGAGGTTGCCGGTGGGCCGTTACTGAATACGGTGGTCCACCACCATCCGACCCTCGCCCGGGAACGGGCGCTCGGGGTGATGCACTGGCAACCCGCCGAGCATGGGTACGACCGGCACTACCACTACATCGGCGGCTCCGATCCCGTCCGCTTCTGTGGCGAGTTCACCCATCCGTCCTGCGCTGTGGACCACCGGCTGTACCTTCCTGCATTGGCCGCCGACTTCGCCGACCGCGGCGGTGAGATACGCGTGCGCACCGTGGGACCTCGCGATCTGTCCAGTCTCGCCGTTCTGCACGACCTCGTCGTGATCGCGTCGGGCCGCGGTCCACTGAGCGGTCTGTTCGAGCGTCGCGCCACGTTATCTCCGTTCGACGCACCCCAGCGGCGTCTGTGCGCCGGGCTCTATACCGGAGTCGCGCGTCCCGACCCGGAGGGTGTGGGCATCAGCATCGCCCCCGGCGCCGGGGAACTGTTGGAGATTCCGATCATCAGCCGGCACGGACGCGTCACCGCCCTGTTGTTCGAGAATCGGCCGGGAACCGCGGCGGCCGCGCTGACGGACCTGTGCGCAGCGGATGACGAAGCCCTGTTCACCCGCACTGTTCTCGATACTGTCCGCGAGCACCACCCCGCCACTTTCGAGCGGATCGACGTGGGCGAGTTCGCGCTGACCGATTGCCGCGACCTTCTGCAAGGCGGGGTGATCCCGGCCGTCCGGCAGGATTACTTCGAGATCGCCGACGGTACTTTTGCGCTCGCCCTCGGCGACGCACACGTTGTAGTCGATCCGGTCATGGGTCAGGGTGCCAACATCGCCGCCTACAGCGCCGCGGTGGTCGCCGAACGCATTGTCACCAGCGCGGTGTACGACGAGTTGTTCTGCCAACAGGTTGCCCGCGCACGCGAGGAGGTCTTGGTGGCCGCATCGAACTGGACCAATCTCATGCTGAACCAGCACCCCCGGGCGGAAGCCGTGCTACGGGCGTGCTCCCGTGATCGATTGCTCGCGAACGTCTTCACGGACAACTTCGATCACCCCGACAAACAGTGGGATCTCCTGGCCACTGATCAACGTGCGGACCGGTTCGTAGGACTACACACGGCGACCGCCGACTGA
- a CDS encoding ABC transporter substrate-binding protein: protein MRIRIRAAAALSAAAAVSLLLTSCSAGSPTGVGEPAGDPQRGGTVTLAFNTDAQSVDPVTCAIGIGIGPCQAIYGALLYYDLENREITSGMAESFTSGDGKVWTLKLRPGMTFTDNTPFNAEAVAFNWQRTLDPSLLSPSMAAAKSITWSVVDDTTLTVTSNEVNHQLPFLRTEPLAFVGSPTAITQKGADFATSPVGAGPFTFGSWARGTEMILDRNAGYWDQPRPYVDRLVYKTIPADDQRFNALQAGEADVMVVVSEKYANRGRSAGLDVVQSTQLGGNGVRLSSRGALADPGIRTAVGMLIDNEQIRAAAFPDDPGATHFMPEGDPLYDETATWPEKDVEGAQRLVDEYRARNGGSEIVLSYVTTAGSPVLNRVAELLQAQLEAVDGLELEIKALDGAGFAGALVSGNYDLILNSLGGAHPDNLYKVFHTKGSGNASGYSNATVDQALDLTHTASDPAVIEEAYKTAIREVIATNAYRYWRPSETSLLIRPGTHGVKPAYQYWIRTELVWRQQ from the coding sequence TTGAGAATCCGTATCCGCGCAGCTGCCGCACTGAGCGCAGCTGCCGCAGTTTCGCTTCTTCTCACCTCGTGCTCGGCCGGGTCGCCCACCGGCGTCGGCGAACCGGCCGGCGACCCCCAGCGAGGTGGGACGGTGACGCTGGCCTTCAACACCGATGCCCAGTCCGTGGACCCGGTGACCTGCGCGATCGGTATCGGTATCGGCCCCTGTCAGGCGATCTACGGAGCGCTGCTGTACTACGACCTCGAGAACCGCGAGATCACGTCGGGGATGGCGGAATCATTCACCAGCGGGGACGGTAAAGTCTGGACGCTCAAACTCCGTCCAGGGATGACCTTTACCGATAACACCCCCTTCAACGCCGAGGCAGTGGCCTTCAATTGGCAGCGCACCCTCGACCCGAGCCTCCTCTCCCCCAGTATGGCTGCGGCGAAGTCGATCACGTGGAGCGTGGTCGACGACACCACACTCACGGTCACCTCCAACGAGGTCAACCATCAGCTACCCTTCCTGCGCACCGAGCCTCTCGCTTTCGTCGGCTCGCCCACTGCGATCACCCAGAAGGGTGCAGACTTCGCCACTTCGCCGGTTGGCGCGGGCCCTTTCACCTTCGGATCGTGGGCCCGAGGCACCGAGATGATTCTCGATCGCAATGCGGGCTACTGGGATCAACCCCGTCCGTACGTGGATCGGCTGGTCTACAAGACGATTCCCGCCGACGACCAGCGCTTCAATGCACTTCAGGCTGGTGAGGCCGATGTCATGGTTGTCGTCAGTGAGAAGTACGCCAACCGAGGCCGGTCGGCAGGTTTGGATGTGGTCCAGTCCACGCAACTCGGAGGCAACGGGGTGCGGCTGAGCAGCCGCGGCGCACTCGCCGATCCTGGTATCCGCACCGCGGTCGGAATGTTGATCGACAACGAACAGATCCGGGCCGCCGCTTTCCCCGACGACCCCGGCGCCACCCACTTCATGCCCGAGGGCGACCCGCTTTACGACGAGACAGCCACGTGGCCCGAGAAGGACGTCGAAGGCGCACAGAGGCTCGTCGACGAGTACCGCGCCCGTAACGGCGGCAGCGAGATCGTACTGTCGTACGTCACCACGGCGGGCAGCCCGGTCCTGAATCGGGTCGCCGAACTCCTTCAAGCTCAGCTGGAAGCCGTGGACGGTCTCGAGCTCGAGATCAAGGCGCTCGACGGGGCCGGCTTCGCCGGCGCGTTGGTGTCCGGCAACTATGACCTGATCCTCAACTCGCTCGGCGGTGCGCACCCAGACAACTTGTACAAGGTTTTCCACACCAAAGGATCCGGAAACGCATCTGGCTACTCGAACGCCACCGTCGACCAGGCGCTGGACCTGACACACACCGCAAGTGACCCCGCTGTCATCGAGGAGGCGTACAAGACAGCGATCCGCGAGGTCATCGCGACCAACGCGTACCGATACTGGCGTCCGTCCGAGACGAGCCTGCTCATCCGTCCCGGTACGCACGGAGTGAAGCCGGCGTACCAGTACTGGATTCGCACCGAACTCGTGTGGAGGCAACAGTGA
- a CDS encoding IclR family transcriptional regulator, giving the protein MAVSEGKAGVTSQTLERGLAALEVVARTGPCSATDVAQALGLHRSITYRLLTTLETRGYLERDDVGRYQVGLAPVMVAAAVRRDLRSIAEPIVRRVAEELNTTAFLVVPQGEEALTLVSIEPVESPSAITYRPGLRHPLTRGAPGLAVLAALPPRDEERPEVTLTRELGYVRTTGEVVPGLSAIAVPVVPRQGQVASLCVMFIPGTLDDKRAVDALVAAADELHGQ; this is encoded by the coding sequence GTGGCGGTGTCGGAAGGCAAGGCGGGTGTCACCTCGCAGACCCTCGAGCGGGGCCTGGCCGCACTCGAGGTGGTGGCGCGGACGGGGCCGTGTAGTGCCACCGACGTTGCGCAGGCACTCGGCCTGCATCGTTCGATCACCTACCGCCTTCTGACCACTCTCGAGACGCGTGGGTATCTCGAGCGGGACGACGTCGGCAGGTACCAAGTTGGACTTGCCCCGGTGATGGTTGCCGCGGCCGTCCGCCGCGATCTGCGTTCGATCGCCGAACCCATCGTCCGACGAGTCGCAGAGGAACTGAATACCACTGCGTTTCTCGTGGTGCCGCAGGGTGAGGAAGCGCTCACTCTCGTGTCGATTGAACCTGTCGAAAGCCCGTCCGCGATCACCTACCGCCCCGGACTACGCCATCCTCTGACTCGCGGCGCACCAGGGCTCGCGGTTCTTGCCGCACTGCCGCCCCGGGACGAGGAACGTCCGGAAGTCACGCTCACTCGGGAACTCGGCTACGTCAGGACTACCGGCGAAGTCGTTCCCGGGCTGAGTGCCATTGCTGTGCCGGTAGTCCCGCGCCAAGGGCAGGTCGCCAGCCTGTGCGTGATGTTCATACCGGGCACGCTCGACGACAAGAGAGCGGTCGACGCGCTCGTTGCCGCCGCGGATGAACTTCACGGACAGTAG
- a CDS encoding flavin reductase family protein produces MTAPATDVRPLGTDPRTFRDALGRFATGVTVITTDTGNGIHGMTANGFMSVSLDPALVLVSLGRCAMADHLHSGDRYAVTLLSEDQETLSRHFGGRTQPGLSVDFTRRGAHSFVPGGLAEIGCRIVDRHVAGDHVLFIGEVEHLDYRDGVPLLFYTGNYRSLHVGLTDDIFFY; encoded by the coding sequence ATGACCGCACCTGCAACCGATGTCCGACCCCTCGGCACGGACCCCCGCACATTCCGGGACGCGCTCGGAAGATTCGCCACCGGCGTCACAGTCATCACCACCGACACCGGCAACGGCATCCACGGCATGACCGCCAACGGCTTCATGTCGGTATCACTCGACCCGGCCCTGGTTCTCGTCTCACTCGGACGGTGCGCCATGGCCGACCACCTCCACTCGGGCGACCGATACGCGGTCACCCTCCTGTCCGAGGATCAGGAGACGCTCTCCCGGCACTTCGGCGGACGAACCCAACCTGGACTCTCGGTGGACTTCACCCGACGAGGCGCGCATTCGTTCGTACCCGGCGGCCTCGCCGAAATCGGCTGCCGCATCGTCGACCGGCACGTCGCCGGCGACCACGTACTCTTCATCGGCGAAGTCGAGCACCTCGACTACCGCGACGGCGTGCCACTGCTCTTCTACACCGGAAACTACCGATCCCTGCACGTCGGACTCACCGACGACATCTTCTTCTACTAG
- a CDS encoding styrene monooxygenase/indole monooxygenase family protein — MPNIGIIGAGIGGLQLGLQLRQHDIPVTIYTDKTANQIAGGRLLNSVAHHGPTLERERLLGVHFWPVEEYGYSCHHHYLGGDQPMSFRGDFTNWSSAIDYRLYLPKLSEAFQERGGNLEVRMLQADDIEPIAARHDLIVVAAGRGAFASMFPRRPDLSPYDTPQRALSVGIYRGIAESDPRGVTISTSPGHGDLLEIPMYTEDGFLTALLFENIPGGDLEILAKMSYDDDPQAFNRTVLDKLARHHPQTFERVDHTQFGLHRSIDLLQGALVPTVREDYAKLPGGKFALAIGDVHTVVDPLLGQGANSASHSAWVTGEAIVEDLGFDEMFCTRVARRRADVVLGAAQWTNLMLAPPAEHVLRLFEAMNANKAVADEFTHNFDHPDRQWQILATAERTNAFLARHGIESAAALAV, encoded by the coding sequence ATGCCGAACATTGGAATCATCGGCGCCGGCATCGGCGGCCTGCAACTGGGCCTGCAACTGCGCCAACATGACATCCCCGTCACCATCTACACCGACAAGACCGCCAACCAGATAGCCGGCGGACGGCTGCTCAACAGCGTCGCCCACCACGGGCCCACCCTCGAACGTGAACGGCTTCTCGGCGTCCATTTCTGGCCTGTCGAGGAGTACGGATACTCCTGCCACCACCACTACCTCGGCGGTGACCAGCCGATGTCGTTCCGTGGCGACTTCACCAACTGGTCCAGTGCCATCGACTACCGCCTGTACCTGCCCAAACTGTCCGAAGCCTTCCAGGAACGCGGCGGAAACCTCGAGGTCCGGATGCTCCAGGCAGACGACATCGAGCCGATCGCCGCCCGACACGACCTCATCGTCGTCGCCGCAGGCCGGGGGGCTTTTGCGTCGATGTTTCCTCGCCGGCCGGATCTGAGTCCCTACGACACACCACAACGCGCCCTCAGTGTCGGCATCTACCGTGGAATCGCGGAGTCCGATCCCAGGGGCGTCACGATCAGCACGTCCCCCGGCCATGGCGACCTCCTCGAGATCCCGATGTACACCGAGGACGGGTTTCTCACCGCCCTGCTGTTCGAGAACATCCCCGGCGGCGACCTCGAGATCCTCGCGAAAATGTCCTACGACGACGACCCCCAAGCCTTCAACCGGACCGTCCTCGACAAACTCGCCCGACACCACCCGCAAACCTTCGAACGGGTCGACCACACCCAGTTCGGTCTGCACCGGTCGATCGACCTCCTCCAGGGGGCCCTCGTTCCCACAGTGCGCGAGGACTATGCGAAACTGCCCGGCGGCAAATTCGCCCTGGCTATCGGCGACGTGCACACCGTCGTCGACCCCCTCCTCGGCCAAGGCGCCAACTCCGCTTCCCACTCTGCCTGGGTCACCGGCGAAGCCATCGTCGAAGACCTCGGATTCGACGAGATGTTCTGCACCCGGGTGGCCCGCCGCCGCGCGGATGTCGTTCTCGGCGCCGCCCAATGGACCAATCTGATGCTGGCCCCTCCCGCCGAACACGTGTTGCGCCTGTTCGAGGCCATGAACGCGAACAAGGCCGTCGCCGACGAGTTCACCCACAACTTCGACCACCCCGACCGGCAATGGCAAATCCTCGCCACCGCCGAACGTACGAACGCGTTCCTGGCTCGCCACGGCATCGAGTCGGCCGCGGCCCTCGCGGTCTGA